The following are encoded together in the Lactuca sativa cultivar Salinas chromosome 1, Lsat_Salinas_v11, whole genome shotgun sequence genome:
- the LOC128127168 gene encoding tetrahydroberberine oxidase-like, whose protein sequence is MKKYSQIRSCVFLLVLCLSFSNSWANLSSLVDVTPGTENFISCIQPKSNNVTSFSQQLIITPVNASFIPIWQVAVQNTRFLKPSTPKPSIIVTPVDETLVQKALFCAKKHGYEMRIRSGGHDYEGLSYTADVPFVMLDFTNMRSIDVDVANRSAWVQPGAVLGELYYSISQKTDTLYFPAGVCPTVGVGGYMGGGGYGNLLRKYGTAADNVVDVRFMDVNGNILDRKSMGKDLFWAIRGGGASSFGIVLAWKLRLVPVPEKVTVFILNKTLEEGATKIFHKYQYVAPTIDRNLHIRTQVFAEYIGNTTKKTIRIMFEGIYQGTRDTLLPLLDEKFPELGVRREICEEIRSIQSTVVFWGLPSSTPIEILTNRSAIAKLNNKSKSDYVRTPIPIRGLRKIWRKLMQNDGSALLMINPFGGRMADYSESAIPYPHRAGVLLQILKTVNFNGQTSDTTPTSLKRIMWLRSLDELLTPYVSKNPREAYSNYNDLDLGVGSSNYEEASLWGERYRKRDNFQKLIRIKAKVDPDNFFRRPQSIPVF, encoded by the coding sequence ATGAAGAAGTACTCTCAAATACGCTCCTGTGTCTTCCTTCTGGTTCTTTGTCTTTCCTTTTCTAACTCATGGGCAAACTTATCTTCCCTTGTTGATGTTACACCAGGTACGGAAAATTTCATAAGTTGCATACAGCCCAAATCCAACAATGTCACCTCCTTCTCTCAGCAGCTCATTATCACACCTGTCAATGCTTCTTTCATTCCCATTTGGCAAGTCGCAGTGCAAAACACTAGGTTCCTTAAACCCTCGACTCCTAAACCATCAATCATCGTGACACCTGTGGATGAAACACTTGTCCAAAAGGCTCTATTCTGCGCAAAGAAACATGGGTACGAGATGAGGATCAGGAGTGGGGGCCATGACTATGAAGGCCTATCATACACTGCTGATGTTCCCTTTGTTATGCTTGATTTCACCAACATGAGGTCTATAGACGTGGACGTAGCTAACAGGAGCGCATGGGTCCAGCCAGGTGCTGTGCTTGGTGAACTCTATTACAGTATTTCTCAGAAGACCGACACCTTGTATTTCCCGGCAGGTGTTTGCCCCACGGTGGGTGTTGGCGGGTACATGGGCGGTGGTGGCTACGGAAACCTACTGAGGAAATATGGTACTGCTGCTGATAATGTTGTGGACGTTCGCTTTATGGATGTCAATGGAAATATTCTTGACAGGAAGTCCATGGGTAAGGATTTGTTTTGGGCAATACGAGGAGGTGGTGCTTCCAGTTTTGGAATCGTTCTCGCATGGAAGCTCAGGTTGGTTCCGGTTCCAGAAAAAGTAACTGTATTCATACTGAATAAAACTTTGGAAGAAGGGGCAACCAAAATTTTCCATAAATATCAATACGTTGCGCCAACTATTGATAGAAATCTACACATAAGAACTCAGGTGTTTGCCGAATATATTGGCAACACCACCAAGAAAACCATACGGATTATGTTCGAAGGAATTTATCAGGGCACAAGGGACACATTGCTTCCGTTGCTGGACGAAAAATTTCCTGAGCTCGGTGTTAGACGAGAGATTTGTGAAGAAATTAGAAGCATCCAATCGACCGTTGTGTTTTGGGGCCTGCCAAGCTCCACCCCAATTGAGATCCTCACGAACCGGTCTGCTATAGCCAAGCTGAACAATAAAAGCAAATCAGACTATGTCCGGACACCAATTCCCATACGCGGTCTAAGAAAGATATGGAGAAAGCTCATGCAAAACGACGGATCGGCACTTCTCATGATCAATCCTTTTGGCGGAAGGATGGCTGATTACTCAGAGTCAGCAATTCCATATCCTCATAGAGCTGGGGTGTTGTTACAGATTCTCAAGACTGTTAATTTTAACGGTCAAACTTCAGACACGACCCCTACATCGCTCAAGAGAATAATGTGGCTTCGAAGCTTGGACGAGTTACTGACGCCTTATGTCTCAAAGAACCCAAGAGAAGCATATTCCAACTACAATGATCTAGATTTGGGTGTTGGAAGTTCTAATTATGAAGAAGCCAGTCTTTGGGGTGAGAGGTACCGGAAAAGGGACAATTTTCAGAAGTTGATTCGAATCAAGGCCAAAGTTGATCCGGATAATTTCTTCCGGCGTCCACAAAGTATCCCTGTTTTCTAA
- the LOC128127170 gene encoding tetrahydroberberine oxidase-like: protein MGMNSYTINSFCFVFSHLWAFELEMQEAHYYKRLYRTRQLEPGFEKNCDILLKNQDLKGNNQYDPVKKYSQIRSCVFLLVLCLSFSNSWANLSSLVDVTPGTENFISCIQPKSNNVTSFSQQLIITPVNASFIPIWQVAVQNTRFLKPSTPKPSIIVTPVDETLVQKALFCAKKHGYEMRIRSGGHDYEGLSYTADVPFVMLDFTNMRSIDVDVANRSAWVQPGAVLGELYYSISQKTDTLYFPAGVCPTVGVGGYMGGGGYGNLLRKYGTAADNVVDVRFMDVNGNILDRKSMGKDLFWAIRGGGASSFGIVLAWKLRLVPVPEKVTVFILNKTLEEGATKIFHKYQYVAPTIDRNLHIRTQVFAEYIGNTTKKTIRIMFEGIYQGTRDTLLPLLDEKFPELGVRREICEEIRSIQSTVVFWGLPSSTPIEILTNRSAIAKLNNKSKSDYVRTPIPIHGLRKIWRKLMQNDGSALLMINPFGGRMADYSESAIPYPHRAGVLLQILKTVNFNGQTSDTTPTSLKRIMWLRSLDELLTPYVSKNPREAYSNYNDLDLGVGSSNYEEASLWGERYWKRDNFQKLIRIKAKVDPDNFFRRPQSIPVF, encoded by the exons ATGGGGATGAATAGTTATACG attAATAGTTTTTGTTTCGTTTTTAGCCATTTATGG GCTTTTGAGCTTGAAATGCAAGAAGCTCACTACTACAAAAGGCTTTATAGGACTCGCCAATTAGAACCCGGTTTCGAGAAAAACTGCGATATATTATTAAAAAACCAGGACTTAAAAGGGAACAACCAATATGACCCG GTGAAGAAGTACTCTCAAATACGCTCCTGTGTCTTCCTTCTGGTTCTTTGTCTTTCCTTTTCTAACTCATGGGCAAACTTATCTTCCCTTGTTGATGTTACACCAGGTACGGAAAATTTCATAAGTTGCATACAGCCCAAATCCAACAATGTCACCTCCTTCTCTCAGCAGCTCATTATCACACCTGTCAATGCTTCTTTCATTCCCATTTGGCAAGTCGCAGTGCAAAACACTAGGTTCCTTAAACCCTCGACTCCTAAACCATCAATCATCGTGACACCTGTGGATGAAACACTTGTCCAAAAGGCTCTATTCTGCGCAAAGAAACATGGGTACGAGATGAGGATCAGGAGTGGGGGCCATGACTATGAAGGCCTATCATACACTGCTGATGTTCCCTTTGTTATGCTTGATTTCACCAACATGAGGTCTATAGACGTGGACGTAGCTAACAGGAGCGCATGGGTCCAGCCAGGTGCTGTGCTTGGTGAACTCTATTACAGTATTTCTCAGAAGACCGACACCTTGTATTTCCCGGCAGGTGTTTGCCCCACGGTGGGTGTTGGCGGGTACATGGGCGGTGGTGGCTACGGAAACCTACTGAGGAAATATGGTACTGCTGCTGATAATGTTGTGGACGTTCGCTTTATGGATGTCAATGGAAATATTCTTGACAGGAAGTCAATGGGTAAGGATTTGTTTTGGGCAATACGAGGAGGTGGTGCTTCCAGTTTTGGAATCGTTCTCGCATGGAAGCTCAGGTTGGTTCCGGTTCCAGAAAAAGTAACTGTATTCATACTGAATAAAACTTTGGAAGAAGGGGCAACCAAAATTTTCCATAAATATCAATACGTTGCGCCAACTATTGATAGAAATCTACACATAAGAACTCAGGTGTTTGCCGAATATATTGGCAACACCACCAAGAAAACCATACGGATTATGTTCGAAGGAATTTATCAGGGCACAAGGGACACATTGCTTCCGTTGCTGGACGAAAAATTTCCTGAGCTCGGTGTTAGACGAGAGATTTGTGAAGAAATTAGAAGCATCCAATCGACCGTTGTGTTTTGGGGCCTGCCAAGCTCCACCCCAATTGAGATCCTCACGAACCGGTCTGCTATAGCCAAGCTGAACAATAAAAGCAAATCAGACTATGTCCGGACACCAATTCCCATACACGGTCTAAGAAAGATATGGAGAAAGCTCATGCAAAACGACGGATCGGCACTTCTCATGATCAATCCTTTTGGCGGAAGGATGGCTGATTACTCAGAGTCAGCAATTCCATATCCTCATAGAGCTGGGGTGTTGTTACAGATTCTCAAGACTGTTAATTTTAACGGTCAAACTTCAGACACGACCCCTACATCGCTCAAGAGAATAATGTGGCTTCGAAGCTTGGACGAGTTACTGACGCCTTATGTCTCAAAGAACCCAAGAGAAGCATATTCCAACTACAATGATCTAGATTTGGGTGTTGGAAGTTCTAATTATGAAGAAGCCAGTCTTTGGGGTGAGAGGTACTGGAAAAGGGACAATTTTCAGAAGTTGATTCGAATCAAGGCCAAAGTTGATCCGGATAATTTCTTCCGGCGTCCACAAAGTATCCCTGTTTTCTAA
- the LOC128127171 gene encoding tetrahydroberberine oxidase-like gives MKKYSQIRSCVFLLVLCLSFSNSWANLSSLVDVTPGTENFISCIQPKSNNVTSFSQQLIITPVNASFIPIWQVAVQNTRFLKPSTPKPSIIVTPVDETLVQKALFCAKKHGYEMRIRSGGHDYEGLSYTADVPFVMLDFTNMRSIDVDVANRSAWVQPGAVLGELYYSISQKTDTLYFPAGVCPTVGVGGYMGGGGYGNLLRKYGTAADNVVDVRFMDVNGNILDRKSMGKDLFWAIRGGGASSFGIVLAWKLRLVPVPEKVTVFILNKTLEEGATKIFHKYQYVAPTIDRNLHIRTQVFAEYIGNTTKKTIRIMFEGIYQGTRDTLLPLLDEKFPELGVRREICEEIRSIQSTVVFWGLPSSTPIEILTNRSAIAKLNNKSKSDYVRTPIPIRGLRKIWRKLMQNDGSALLMINPFGGRMADYSESAIPYPHRAGVLLQILKTVNFNGQTSDTTPTSLKRIMWLRSLDELLTPYVSKNPREAYSNYNDLDLGVGSSNYEEASLWGERYRKRDNFQKLIRIKAKVDPDNFFPRPQSIPVF, from the coding sequence ATGAAGAAGTACTCTCAAATACGCTCCTGTGTCTTCCTTCTGGTTCTTTGTCTTTCCTTTTCTAACTCATGGGCAAACTTATCTTCCCTTGTTGATGTTACACCAGGTACGGAAAATTTCATAAGTTGCATACAGCCCAAATCCAACAATGTCACCTCCTTCTCTCAGCAGCTCATTATCACACCTGTCAATGCTTCTTTCATTCCCATTTGGCAAGTCGCAGTGCAAAACACTAGGTTCCTTAAACCCTCGACTCCTAAACCATCAATCATCGTGACACCTGTGGATGAAACACTTGTCCAAAAGGCTCTATTCTGCGCAAAGAAACATGGGTACGAGATGAGGATCAGGAGTGGGGGCCATGACTATGAAGGCCTATCATACACTGCTGATGTTCCCTTTGTTATGCTTGATTTCACCAACATGAGGTCTATAGACGTGGACGTAGCTAACAGGAGCGCATGGGTCCAGCCAGGTGCTGTGCTTGGTGAACTCTATTACAGTATTTCTCAGAAGACCGACACCTTGTATTTCCCGGCAGGTGTTTGCCCCACGGTGGGTGTTGGCGGGTACATGGGCGGTGGTGGCTACGGAAACCTACTGAGGAAATATGGTACTGCTGCTGATAATGTTGTGGACGTTCGCTTTATGGATGTCAATGGAAATATTCTTGACAGGAAGTCCATGGGTAAGGATTTGTTTTGGGCAATACGAGGAGGTGGTGCTTCCAGTTTTGGAATCGTTCTCGCATGGAAGCTCAGGTTGGTTCCGGTTCCAGAAAAAGTAACTGTATTCATACTGAATAAAACTTTGGAAGAAGGGGCAACCAAAATTTTCCATAAATATCAATACGTTGCGCCAACTATTGATAGAAATCTACACATAAGAACTCAGGTGTTTGCCGAATATATTGGCAACACCACCAAGAAAACCATACGGATTATGTTCGAAGGAATTTATCAGGGCACAAGGGACACATTGCTTCCGTTGCTGGACGAAAAATTTCCTGAGCTCGGTGTTAGACGAGAGATTTGTGAAGAAATTAGAAGCATCCAATCGACCGTTGTGTTTTGGGGCCTGCCAAGCTCCACCCCAATTGAGATCCTCACGAACCGGTCTGCTATAGCCAAGCTGAACAATAAAAGCAAATCAGACTATGTCCGGACACCAATTCCCATACGCGGTCTAAGAAAGATATGGAGAAAGCTCATGCAAAACGACGGATCGGCACTTCTCATGATCAATCCTTTTGGCGGAAGGATGGCTGATTACTCAGAGTCAGCAATTCCATATCCTCATAGAGCTGGGGTGTTGTTACAGATTCTCAAGACTGTTAATTTTAACGGTCAAACTTCAGACACGACCCCTACATCGCTCAAGAGAATAATGTGGCTTCGAAGCTTGGACGAGTTACTGACGCCTTATGTCTCAAAGAACCCAAGAGAAGCATATTCCAACTACAATGATCTAGATTTGGGTGTTGGAAGTTCTAATTATGAAGAAGCCAGTCTTTGGGGTGAGAGGTACCGGAAAAGGGACAATTTTCAGAAGTTGATTCGAATCAAGGCCAAAGTTGATCCGGATAA
- the LOC128127167 gene encoding tetrahydroberberine oxidase-like, translating to MKKYSQIRSCVFLLVLCLSFSNSWANLSSLVDVTPGTENFISCIQPKSNNVTSFSQQLIITPVNASFIPIWQVAVQNTRFLKPSTPKPSIIVTPVDETLVQKALFCAKKHGYEMRIRSGGHDYEGLSYTADVPFVMLDFTNMRSIDVDVANRSAWVQPGAVLGELYYSISQKTDTLYFPAGVCPTVGVGGYMGGGGYGNLLRKYGTAADNVVDVRFMDVNGNILDRKSMGKDLFWAIRGGGASSFGIVLAWKLRLVPVPEKVTVFILNKTLEEGATKIFHKYQYVAPTIDRNLHIRTQVFAEYIGNTTKKTIRIMFEGIYQGTRDTLLPLLDEKFPELGVRREICEEIRSIQSTVVFWGLPSSTPIEILTNRSAIAKLNNKSKSDYVRTPIPIRGLRKIWRKLMQNDGSALLMINPFGGRMADYSESAIPYPHRAGVLLQILKTVNFNGQTSDTTPTSLKRIMWLRSLDELLTPYVSKNPREAYSNYNDLDLGVGSSNYEEASLWGERYRKRDNFQKLIRIKAKVDPDNFFPRPQSIPVF from the coding sequence ATGAAGAAGTACTCTCAAATACGCTCCTGTGTCTTCCTTCTGGTTCTTTGTCTTTCCTTTTCTAACTCATGGGCAAACTTATCTTCCCTTGTTGATGTTACACCAGGTACGGAAAATTTCATAAGTTGCATACAGCCCAAATCCAACAATGTCACCTCCTTCTCTCAGCAGCTCATTATCACACCTGTCAATGCTTCTTTCATTCCCATTTGGCAAGTCGCAGTGCAAAACACTAGGTTCCTTAAACCCTCGACTCCTAAACCATCAATCATCGTGACACCTGTGGATGAAACACTTGTCCAAAAGGCTCTATTCTGCGCAAAGAAACATGGGTACGAGATGAGGATCAGGAGTGGGGGCCATGACTATGAAGGCCTATCATACACTGCTGATGTTCCCTTTGTTATGCTTGATTTCACCAACATGAGGTCTATAGACGTGGACGTAGCTAACAGGAGCGCATGGGTCCAGCCAGGTGCTGTGCTTGGTGAACTCTATTACAGTATTTCTCAGAAGACCGACACCTTGTATTTCCCGGCAGGTGTTTGCCCCACGGTGGGTGTTGGCGGGTACATGGGCGGTGGTGGCTACGGAAACCTACTGAGGAAATATGGTACTGCTGCTGATAATGTTGTGGACGTTCGCTTTATGGATGTCAATGGAAATATTCTTGACAGGAAGTCCATGGGTAAGGATTTGTTTTGGGCAATACGAGGAGGTGGTGCTTCCAGTTTTGGAATCGTTCTCGCATGGAAGCTCAGGTTGGTTCCGGTTCCAGAAAAAGTAACTGTATTCATACTGAATAAAACTTTGGAAGAAGGGGCAACCAAAATTTTCCATAAATATCAATACGTTGCGCCAACTATTGATAGAAATCTACACATAAGAACTCAGGTGTTTGCCGAATATATTGGCAACACCACCAAGAAAACCATACGGATTATGTTCGAAGGAATTTATCAGGGCACAAGGGACACATTGCTTCCGTTGCTGGACGAAAAATTTCCTGAGCTCGGTGTTAGACGAGAGATTTGTGAAGAAATTAGAAGCATCCAATCGACCGTTGTGTTTTGGGGCCTGCCAAGCTCCACCCCAATTGAGATCCTCACGAACCGGTCTGCTATAGCCAAGCTGAACAATAAAAGCAAATCAGACTATGTCCGGACACCAATTCCCATACGCGGTCTAAGAAAGATATGGAGAAAGCTCATGCAAAACGACGGATCGGCACTTCTCATGATCAATCCTTTTGGCGGAAGGATGGCTGATTACTCAGAGTCAGCAATTCCATATCCTCATAGAGCTGGGGTGTTGTTACAGATTCTCAAGACTGTTAATTTTAACGGTCAAACTTCAGACACGACCCCTACATCGCTCAAGAGAATAATGTGGCTTCGAAGCTTGGACGAGTTACTGACGCCTTATGTCTCAAAGAACCCAAGAGAAGCATATTCCAACTACAATGATCTAGATTTGGGTGTTGGAAGTTCTAATTATGAAGAAGCCAGTCTTTGGGGTGAGAGGTACCGGAAAAGGGACAATTTTCAGAAGTTGATTCGAATCAAGGCCAAAGTTGATCCGGATAATTTCTTCCCGCGTCCACAAAGTATCCCTGTTTTCTAA